In Spirochaetota bacterium, a single genomic region encodes these proteins:
- a CDS encoding serine protein kinase codes for MSKEQFSEIILKDREEHKKVVFEGTFLDYIEKLEKDTSIPKLSHARIFEMLNSKGVSTIEEKNDIRLMKLHKNKQLPLFNFFMDDFYGLEETITNIVRYFQSASMKAEQSRQVLYLIGPVGSGKSSIVDKLKKGLEESNPIFAIEGCPMHEEPLHLVPLHLRSEFESRLGVTIEGDLCPICRYRLDDEFNNEYERFPIQLIEFSKNSKIGVAEVPPVDPNNQDTSVLIGSEDISKLDKYSEDDPRVLTLGGAFNRSNRGIIEFIEVFKNAIEFLHVIITATQEKNIPAPGKHGMIYWDGVIVAHSNEAEWNKFKSDHTNEAILDRIVVIKVPYVLSLNEEIKIYQKFMHKSDFKPHIAPHTLEIASKFAILTRLEKTNKCDLLTKLKIYNGEEIIEKGKTKHIDIHELKEDCKREGLFGLSTRFIIKAINNALADNMICNCINPINIRESLVKMVKESDFSDDTKKEYLGFLHDILHKDYLDILEDEIGKAFVYSYHEQAESLFQSYLDHAQAWVNKEKIKDSDTGEELEADENFLKSIEEQIEITGSTADGFRRDVMAYLLTLSRRNEKLSYKSYEPLKKAIEKKLTISVKDISRIVTTSKTRDEEQLKKYNDMVTNLINNGYCDHCVNVILKYAANHLWK; via the coding sequence ATGAGTAAAGAACAATTTTCAGAAATTATATTAAAAGATAGAGAGGAACATAAAAAAGTTGTATTTGAAGGCACTTTTCTAGATTATATTGAGAAACTCGAAAAGGACACATCAATTCCAAAACTATCTCATGCAAGAATTTTTGAGATGTTAAATAGTAAAGGTGTCTCTACCATAGAGGAAAAGAATGATATCAGACTAATGAAACTCCATAAGAATAAGCAACTACCATTATTCAATTTTTTCATGGATGATTTTTATGGTCTTGAAGAAACCATAACGAACATCGTACGATATTTTCAATCGGCATCAATGAAGGCTGAACAGAGCCGTCAGGTTTTATATTTAATTGGGCCAGTAGGTTCGGGTAAGTCTTCAATTGTGGATAAGCTGAAGAAGGGACTTGAGGAGAGCAATCCTATCTTTGCCATAGAGGGTTGCCCTATGCATGAGGAACCACTTCATCTTGTCCCTTTACACCTTAGGAGTGAGTTTGAGTCTCGCTTAGGTGTAACAATTGAAGGAGATCTCTGCCCAATATGCAGATACCGATTAGATGATGAATTCAATAATGAATATGAGAGATTCCCAATACAATTAATTGAATTTTCAAAAAACTCAAAGATTGGTGTAGCCGAAGTACCTCCAGTAGATCCTAATAATCAGGACACATCTGTACTTATAGGATCAGAGGACATTTCAAAGCTAGATAAATACTCAGAAGATGATCCTCGTGTACTAACCCTTGGTGGAGCATTTAATAGAAGCAACAGGGGGATTATTGAATTTATTGAAGTATTTAAGAATGCAATTGAGTTTCTACACGTCATTATCACCGCTACTCAAGAAAAAAATATTCCGGCACCTGGCAAGCATGGAATGATATACTGGGATGGAGTGATTGTCGCGCATTCTAATGAAGCAGAGTGGAATAAGTTTAAATCAGACCACACAAATGAGGCGATCCTTGATAGGATTGTAGTAATTAAAGTGCCCTATGTCCTTTCCTTGAATGAGGAGATTAAGATATATCAAAAATTCATGCATAAGAGCGATTTCAAACCTCACATAGCCCCTCATACCCTAGAAATCGCTTCAAAGTTTGCCATTCTTACTCGATTAGAAAAAACAAATAAGTGTGACCTTCTTACTAAGCTTAAAATATATAATGGAGAGGAGATCATTGAAAAGGGAAAGACAAAGCATATAGATATTCATGAACTCAAGGAAGATTGTAAACGTGAAGGTCTCTTTGGATTATCTACTCGATTTATTATAAAAGCAATAAATAACGCACTTGCAGATAACATGATTTGCAATTGTATCAATCCAATAAATATTCGTGAATCCTTAGTAAAAATGGTTAAGGAATCAGATTTTTCTGATGATACGAAAAAGGAATACCTTGGTTTTTTGCATGATATTCTTCATAAGGATTATCTTGACATACTTGAGGATGAGATCGGCAAGGCCTTTGTCTATTCTTATCATGAGCAGGCAGAATCCCTCTTCCAGAGCTACCTAGACCATGCCCAGGCATGGGTCAATAAGGAAAAGATAAAGGATAGTGATACTGGTGAAGAGCTGGAAGCAGACGAAAATTTTTTGAAATCAATCGAAGAACAGATCGAGATTACAGGCAGCACAGCGGATGGATTCAGAAGGGATGTTATGGCATATCTATTAACCCTTTCACGAAGGAATGAAAAATTATCCTATAAATCCTATGAGCCGCTAAAAAAAGCAATCGAGAAAAAACTTACTATCTCCGTTAAGGATATTAGCCGAATAGTAACTACCTCCAAGACAAGAGATGAGGAGCAATTAAAGAAGTATAATGATATGGTTACAAATCTTATCAACAACGGCTATTGTGATCATTGTGTAAATGTAATTCTAAAATATGCAGCAAATCATCTATGGAAATAG